CCGGGTGAGACAGCTACTGTCTCGCTCACCATCGACAGCGAGCGAACCTTCCCTGCAACCACGACAGACACACTCTCAGATGGGCTCGGCGGCGACTCGTCGGTCGAGTCCGTCGTCGGCGACGGTACCATCTCCTACGACGTGAGGTATCGTGCTCGCGGTCCGGCGAGAGTTGGCCCGGCGACCATCGTCGCACACGACTTACTCGGGCTCTTTTCGCGGACGTTCACTGCTGGAGGGGTCTCCGAGGTGCTCGTCTTCCCGCGAACCGGGTCGCTCACCACGTCGGCACGGCGTGACCTGTCGGCCCTCTCGGACCGCCAGACGATGACCCACCGTGGAGAGTTCGACCGGTTGCGCGAGTACGAATCGGGTGACCCACTTCGAGATATCCACTGGAAGTCGAGTGCGAAGTCAGGTGACCTCGTGGTGAAGACGTACATCAACCGCACCAACCCTGACGCAGTATCCGTCTCGGCCGGGGGCGTCGAGGGGCGCGAAGACGACGTGGCCGAGGCCGCAGCGACGATTGCGTGTTCCCTCCTCGACGCCGGTGTTCCGGTCCATCTCACGTCACCACTCGGTGTCACCGATGCAGTTCCGGGAGAACGACGCCACATCCTCGCGCACCTCTCGCGACTCGAATCCGGGTCGGTCCCCGACTCGGACGCCGAAGTGGTCGTTCGCGGTGACGCTGGCCAGACGTACGTAACCTTCGGCGGACGCGAGACGACGTTCGACCAACTTCGTGCGCGCTCGGGTGGAGAAACAGACGGCCTCTTGGACGGGAACCAAGCGGTCGACGGACAGGACACCGCTGGCAGGTTCGCCACCGGAACTATCCTCGGCAGACAGCGAACTGATGGTCAGCGCTCTGATGGCCAGCGCACTGATGGCCAGCGCGGGGTGGGTCGATGAGTACCGAATCCACGAAGCGCCGGTCAACCGCGACGACGGCCGAGACGACCGAATACACTGTCGCCGGCGTTCCAGCGAACCTGCTCGCGATGGTCGCGACGCTCGTGGTCGTGGGGTCGTTCCTCCTCGTCATCTACGACGTGACCAACGTGGTTGGTCGACGCGACCAGTTCTTGCTCGTCGCTGGCAGCGCACTCGCACTCGCGACGGTCGTTGGGGTGACGCTCCGACCACGCGTCGCACTCGTACTCACCATCGTCCTCCTCGGCGGCGGATTCGCGGCCTACTTCCTCTCGCTCCCGACGAGTCAACTCGCGTTACTCTCGCCCGAGCGGCTCCTCGCCGACTCGATTGCACTGCTCAGCGGGCTTTCCGCCCTTCGACTGCTCTCGGCAGACGTGTGGGCGCTCGCCGTGACGCCCGCACCGACGTTCCTCGCGTGGTATCTCGCGGTTCGAGGCCGAATCGCGCCCGCCGTCGCAATCGCCGGTGCCGGCCTCGGCCTGTTCGTCCTGACGGGTGACGCCGACGGACCACTCACACTCGTCGCTGTCGGCGCGGGGATGGCCGCAGTTGGCTTCGACAGCATCGACCGGTTCGGCCGTGATGGCGGCCAACTGGACGTACTCACCGTCATCCTCGCTGCGATGATCGTTCTCTCGGCGACTGTCACGGTG
The genomic region above belongs to Haloferax marinisediminis and contains:
- a CDS encoding DUF58 domain-containing protein, coding for MKLTVRGWVAVAAVVVGVANAVAFGPRALNAVVVPIAVALVVGAVQVWRVSPPRVVRDPPEDGFPGETATVSLTIDSERTFPATTTDTLSDGLGGDSSVESVVGDGTISYDVRYRARGPARVGPATIVAHDLLGLFSRTFTAGGVSEVLVFPRTGSLTTSARRDLSALSDRQTMTHRGEFDRLREYESGDPLRDIHWKSSAKSGDLVVKTYINRTNPDAVSVSAGGVEGREDDVAEAAATIACSLLDAGVPVHLTSPLGVTDAVPGERRHILAHLSRLESGSVPDSDAEVVVRGDAGQTYVTFGGRETTFDQLRARSGGETDGLLDGNQAVDGQDTAGRFATGTILGRQRTDGQRSDGQRTDGQRGVGR